One window from the genome of Streptococcus salivarius encodes:
- the metF gene encoding methylenetetrahydrofolate reductase [NAD(P)H], which yields MTSQTPSLSFEVFPPNPAVGNEKILRALEDMQGLAPHFISVTASNNKYNIKETTVPLADHIQNDLAIPTIAHLPAIYLSKEKVADTLRDLDAVGVHRILALRGDIIPGVEPLKDFRYATDLIEFIKEEAPQFDIIGACYPEGHPDSPNQISDIQNLKKKVDAGCSSLVTQLFFDNERFYDFQDKCTLAGIDVPIHAGIMPILNRNQALRLLKTCENIHLPRKFRAILDKYEHDPESLRAAGLAYAIDQIVDLVTQDVAGVHLYTMNNAETARQIHEATHSLFKHHSQVGAL from the coding sequence ATGACAAGCCAAACACCATCACTCTCTTTTGAAGTCTTTCCACCTAACCCTGCAGTAGGTAACGAAAAAATTCTACGTGCCCTTGAGGATATGCAAGGATTGGCTCCACACTTTATCAGTGTGACAGCTAGTAATAACAAATATAATATCAAAGAGACGACGGTTCCTTTGGCAGATCATATTCAAAATGACCTAGCCATCCCAACGATTGCCCACCTTCCGGCTATCTATTTGAGTAAAGAAAAGGTTGCTGATACCTTACGTGACTTGGATGCTGTTGGTGTACACCGTATCTTAGCCCTACGTGGTGATATCATTCCTGGTGTGGAACCTCTTAAAGACTTTAGATATGCCACTGATTTGATTGAGTTTATTAAGGAAGAAGCTCCTCAATTTGATATCATCGGTGCCTGCTATCCTGAAGGGCATCCAGATTCGCCAAATCAAATCTCTGATATCCAAAACCTTAAGAAAAAGGTTGATGCAGGTTGTTCTAGCCTTGTAACTCAACTCTTCTTTGACAATGAACGTTTCTATGATTTTCAAGATAAATGTACCTTGGCTGGAATTGATGTACCGATTCATGCGGGTATTATGCCTATTTTGAATCGTAACCAAGCCCTACGTTTGCTTAAGACTTGTGAAAATATCCATTTGCCACGTAAGTTCCGTGCCATTTTGGATAAGTATGAACATGATCCTGAGTCACTTAGAGCGGCAGGTCTTGCCTATGCTATTGACCAGATTGTCGACCTTGTTACGCAAGATGTTGCAGGTGTTCACCTCTATACCATGAATAATGCAGAAACTGCTCGTCAGATTCATGAAGCTACTCATTCTTTGTTTAAGCATCATTCACAAGTTGGTGCTCTATAA
- a CDS encoding phospho-sugar mutase, protein MSYTENYQKWLDFAELPAYLRDELVAMDEKTKEDAFYTNLEFGTAGMRGLIGAGTNRINIYVVRQATEGLAQLIDSKGEEAKKRGVAIAYDSRHFSPEFAFESAQVLAAHGIKSYVFESLRPTPELSFAVRHLHTFAGIMVTASHNPAPFNGYKVYGEDGGQMPPADADALTDYIRAIENPFTVQLADLEESKASGLIEVIGENVDAEYLKEVKGVNINQDLINEYGRDMKIVYTPLHGTGEMLARRALAQAGFEAVQVVEAQAVPDADFSTVKSPNPENQAAFALAEELGRRVDADVLVATDPDADRLGVEIRQPDGAYLNLSGNQIGAIIAKYILEAHKTAGTLPENAALCKSIVSTELVTKIAESYGATMFNVLTGFKFIGEKIHEFETQHNHTYMLGFEESFGYLIKPFVRDKDAIQAVLIVAEIAAYYRSRGMTLADGIEEIYKQYGYFAEKTISVTLSGVDGAAEIKKIMDKFRGNAPKQFNNTDIAKTEDFLEQTATTADGVEKLTTPPSNVLKYILADDSWFAVRPSGTEPKIKFYIATVGESDADAKEKIANIEAEINAFVGE, encoded by the coding sequence ATGTCTTACACTGAAAATTATCAAAAATGGCTCGACTTCGCTGAATTGCCTGCTTACCTTCGTGATGAGTTGGTCGCAATGGATGAAAAAACGAAAGAAGATGCCTTCTATACCAACCTTGAATTTGGTACTGCAGGTATGCGTGGTTTGATTGGTGCTGGCACTAACCGCATTAACATTTACGTTGTTCGCCAAGCAACTGAAGGTTTGGCTCAATTGATCGACTCAAAAGGGGAAGAAGCTAAAAAACGTGGTGTTGCTATCGCTTACGATAGCCGTCACTTCTCTCCTGAGTTTGCTTTTGAATCTGCTCAAGTTTTGGCTGCTCATGGTATCAAATCTTATGTATTTGAAAGCCTACGTCCAACACCTGAATTGTCCTTTGCTGTTCGTCACCTCCACACATTTGCAGGTATCATGGTAACAGCTAGCCATAACCCTGCTCCATTTAATGGTTACAAAGTATACGGTGAAGATGGTGGACAAATGCCACCTGCAGATGCGGATGCATTGACAGATTACATCCGTGCTATCGAAAATCCATTCACTGTCCAATTGGCTGACCTTGAAGAAAGCAAAGCCAGTGGCTTGATTGAAGTTATCGGTGAAAACGTCGACGCTGAATATTTGAAAGAAGTGAAAGGCGTTAACATCAACCAAGACTTGATCAATGAATACGGTCGCGACATGAAGATTGTCTACACTCCACTTCATGGTACTGGTGAAATGTTGGCTCGTCGTGCTCTTGCGCAAGCTGGATTTGAAGCAGTTCAAGTTGTTGAAGCTCAAGCTGTTCCAGATGCTGACTTCTCAACTGTTAAATCTCCAAACCCTGAAAACCAAGCTGCTTTTGCTCTTGCTGAAGAACTTGGCCGCAGAGTAGACGCTGATGTATTGGTTGCAACTGACCCAGATGCCGACCGTCTTGGTGTTGAAATCCGCCAACCAGACGGTGCTTACCTCAACCTTTCTGGTAACCAAATCGGAGCTATCATTGCTAAATATATTCTTGAAGCTCACAAAACAGCTGGTACGCTTCCTGAAAATGCTGCCCTCTGTAAATCAATCGTATCAACTGAGTTGGTAACTAAGATTGCAGAAAGCTACGGTGCGACTATGTTTAACGTCTTGACTGGTTTCAAATTTATCGGTGAAAAAATTCATGAATTTGAAACACAACACAACCACACTTACATGCTTGGTTTCGAAGAAAGCTTCGGTTATCTAATCAAACCATTCGTACGTGACAAAGATGCTATCCAAGCCGTTCTTATCGTAGCTGAAATTGCTGCTTACTACCGTTCACGTGGTATGACTTTGGCAGATGGTATCGAAGAAATCTACAAACAATACGGCTACTTCGCAGAAAAAACAATCTCTGTTACACTTTCAGGTGTTGACGGAGCTGCTGAAATTAAGAAAATCATGGATAAATTCCGTGGAAATGCTCCTAAACAATTCAATAACACAGACATTGCTAAGACAGAAGACTTCTTGGAACAAACAGCTACTACTGCTGACGGCGTTGAAAAATTAACAACTCCTCCAAGTAACGTACTTAAATACATCTTGGCTGATGATTCATGGTTTGCCGTTCGTCCTTCAGGTACAGAACCAAAAATCAAATTCTACATTGCTACAGTTGGTGAATCTGACGCAGATGCTAAAGAAAAAATTGCTAACATCGAAGCAGAAATCAATGCTTTCGTAGGCGAATAA
- a CDS encoding phosphopantothenate--cysteine ligase gives MKILITSGGTTEKIDAVRGITNHSTGYLGKEIAELFLAKGHQVTLVTTKTAVKPEPKENLKITEITNVDSLLKKMEPLVKEHDVLIHSMAVSDYTPVYMTDIAELEATEDLAQFLHKSNTESKISSASEYQVLFLKKTPKVISLVKQWNPTIQLIGFKLLVNVSKDELFEVARASLRRNKADIIVANDLSDISPDQHIAYLVDEKSEEKVGTKAAIARALFERICHD, from the coding sequence ATGAAAATTTTGATTACATCGGGTGGTACCACTGAAAAGATTGATGCTGTGCGTGGAATCACAAACCATTCAACAGGTTATCTAGGTAAGGAAATCGCTGAACTTTTCTTGGCTAAGGGGCACCAAGTAACCTTAGTAACGACCAAGACAGCGGTTAAACCAGAACCGAAAGAAAATCTAAAGATTACAGAAATTACGAACGTAGATAGTCTTCTCAAAAAAATGGAGCCACTCGTCAAAGAGCACGATGTCCTCATCCATAGTATGGCAGTTTCTGATTATACGCCTGTTTATATGACGGATATCGCTGAATTAGAGGCTACTGAAGATCTCGCTCAATTCTTGCATAAGTCTAACACTGAGAGCAAGATATCTTCAGCTTCAGAGTATCAAGTTCTCTTTCTTAAAAAAACACCGAAGGTCATTAGCCTTGTTAAACAATGGAATCCTACTATTCAATTGATTGGCTTCAAACTTTTAGTTAATGTAAGTAAAGATGAGCTTTTTGAGGTTGCTCGTGCAAGTCTGAGACGCAACAAAGCAGATATCATTGTCGCAAACGACTTGAGTGATATTTCTCCAGATCAACATATCGCCTATCTAGTTGACGAAAAAAGCGAGGAGAAGGTTGGGACCAAAGCTGCAATTGCTCGAGCTTTATTTGAAAGGATATGCCATGACTAA
- the coaC gene encoding phosphopantothenoylcysteine decarboxylase, whose translation MTKRIILAVSGSISAYKAADLTSRLKKKGYDVHVIITEAAQAFITPLTLQVLSKNPVHTDVMEERLAERINHIDLGKEADLFIVVPASANTIAKLAHGMADNMLTATALALPSTTPKLIAPAMNTKMYENPLTRKNLDTLHDLGYQEILPKSGLLACGDTGRGALADIDDIIESIDNALTK comes from the coding sequence ATGACTAAACGTATCATCCTTGCTGTTTCAGGATCAATTTCTGCCTATAAAGCAGCCGATCTAACAAGCAGGTTAAAGAAAAAAGGTTATGATGTTCACGTCATTATAACTGAAGCTGCTCAAGCCTTTATCACCCCTCTGACACTTCAAGTTCTCTCGAAGAACCCCGTTCACACTGATGTCATGGAAGAAAGATTAGCTGAACGTATTAATCATATTGACTTAGGAAAAGAAGCTGACCTCTTTATTGTAGTTCCAGCTTCAGCAAATACCATTGCCAAATTAGCACATGGTATGGCCGATAATATGCTTACTGCTACTGCTTTAGCTTTACCTAGCACTACCCCAAAACTAATTGCCCCTGCAATGAATACGAAAATGTATGAGAATCCACTGACTAGGAAAAATTTAGATACTTTGCATGACCTTGGCTACCAAGAAATTCTTCCAAAATCAGGATTACTGGCTTGTGGAGATACGGGACGCGGTGCCTTAGCTGATATCGATGACATTATTGAATCCATTGACAATGCTTTAACAAAATAG
- the pabB gene encoding aminodeoxychorismate synthase component I: MHKKTVIDFKELGVRQIFTDAIKELKTKDIKEVNPLLDELEAYQNEGYYAVGYVSYEAAPAFETKFQVIDGPLMSEYLLYFTVHETVQTEPIPLTYDPITLPKSWQELTSAEEYKAAIEHIHHHIRQGDTYQVNYTVQLQQNLTADPFAIYNRLVVEQNAHYNAFIQHDDVSIISISPELFFKKDGDKLTTRPMKGTTNRGLTSETDLGQARWLAQDQKNRSENMMIVDLLRNDMNRISKIGSEDVKSLCQVEQYSTVWQMTSTIETQLLTNRSLCDIFQALFPCGSITGAPKIATMEIIKKVEKQPRGVYCGAIGILVPQGPSIFNVAIRTLQMEETKAIYGVGGGITWDSNWESEYEETKQKAAVLYRQNPKFDLISTGRTHQGKLLFLEEHIKRLQESSRYFDYPFNAEKAHYQVEALCQSLDLNTDYRLKMSLAKDGELKFEHSQLTNLSDDFCQARLVEQRHPLDSPYTFFKTSYRPHLSIEPHEQIYYNHEGQLLETSIGNIVLKIEDQLYTPPVHLGLLNGIYRQSLIAENKLKEKVLTVKDLKQAQAIYGCNAVRGLYELKVEGDNYI, translated from the coding sequence ATGCATAAGAAAACTGTTATTGATTTTAAAGAACTTGGTGTCAGACAAATCTTTACAGACGCCATTAAAGAACTAAAAACAAAGGACATTAAGGAAGTCAATCCCCTTTTAGATGAACTCGAAGCCTATCAAAATGAAGGTTATTATGCAGTAGGTTATGTTTCCTATGAAGCAGCCCCTGCCTTCGAGACAAAATTTCAGGTTATTGATGGTCCATTAATGTCTGAGTATCTCCTCTACTTTACTGTTCATGAAACTGTTCAAACAGAGCCTATTCCACTTACTTATGACCCTATTACCTTACCAAAATCTTGGCAAGAGCTAACTTCTGCTGAGGAATACAAGGCTGCTATTGAGCATATACACCACCATATTCGACAAGGTGATACTTATCAGGTCAATTATACTGTTCAACTTCAACAGAACCTGACAGCTGATCCCTTTGCCATCTACAATCGATTGGTTGTTGAACAAAATGCTCATTACAATGCCTTTATTCAGCACGATGATGTTTCTATCATTTCTATAAGTCCAGAACTCTTCTTTAAAAAAGATGGCGATAAGTTGACTACTCGTCCTATGAAAGGTACTACCAATCGAGGTTTAACAAGTGAAACTGACCTTGGACAAGCAAGATGGTTAGCTCAGGACCAGAAAAATCGCTCTGAAAATATGATGATTGTTGATCTTCTTAGAAATGACATGAATCGTATTTCTAAAATAGGAAGTGAAGATGTTAAGAGCCTTTGCCAAGTTGAACAATACTCTACAGTTTGGCAAATGACTTCGACAATTGAAACGCAACTCCTGACAAATAGAAGTTTATGCGATATCTTCCAAGCCCTTTTTCCATGCGGATCGATTACAGGTGCCCCCAAAATAGCAACCATGGAGATTATTAAGAAGGTTGAAAAACAGCCTCGAGGTGTTTATTGTGGGGCTATTGGAATCTTGGTGCCACAGGGACCTAGTATTTTCAACGTAGCCATTCGGACACTACAAATGGAAGAAACCAAGGCTATCTATGGTGTCGGAGGGGGGATTACTTGGGACAGTAACTGGGAATCCGAATACGAAGAAACCAAGCAAAAAGCTGCTGTTCTATACCGTCAGAACCCAAAATTCGATCTCATTTCTACCGGTCGTACTCATCAAGGAAAACTTCTCTTTCTGGAGGAGCATATAAAACGTTTACAAGAGAGTAGCCGATACTTTGACTATCCTTTCAATGCAGAAAAAGCGCACTATCAAGTCGAAGCTCTGTGTCAATCACTAGACCTTAACACAGACTACCGTCTTAAAATGTCCCTTGCAAAAGATGGTGAACTGAAGTTTGAACATAGCCAATTAACAAACTTATCTGATGACTTTTGCCAAGCAAGGTTAGTTGAGCAAAGACATCCGTTGGATAGCCCCTATACCTTCTTTAAAACAAGTTACCGTCCTCACCTTAGTATCGAACCTCACGAACAAATCTATTATAATCACGAGGGACAACTCCTAGAAACCTCTATCGGTAACATCGTTCTTAAAATCGAAGACCAACTCTACACACCACCAGTTCACCTCGGCCTCTTAAATGGCATCTACAGACAAAGTCTTATAGCTGAAAATAAGCTAAAAGAAAAAGTCCTGACTGTAAAAGATCTGAAACAGGCTCAGGCCATCTACGGATGTAATGCGGTGAGAGGGTTGTATGAATTGAAGGTGGAGGGAGATAATTATATCTAA
- the metE gene encoding 5-methyltetrahydropteroyltriglutamate--homocysteine S-methyltransferase, whose amino-acid sequence MSTTIIGFPRLGEFRELKFTTEKYFRNEITADELLAAAKDLRAKHWNIVKEKGITEIPSNDFSHYDNFLDAAFLFNVVPESVQNLDLTDLERYFALARGYQGEKGDVRALPMKKWFNTNYHYIVPKFEKTTEVKLAGHKIFDEYQEAKELGLNTRPVVVGPFTFLQLSDFEDGVKAEDFVDSFVSAYQDVFAKLAELGATRIQLDEPALVKDLTSEEKALFLNLYNKLLADKKGLEVLIQTYFGDVRDVYNDLVNLPVDGIGLDFVEGKKTLELVKGGFPADKILYAGIVNGKNIWRNNYEKSLAILEQVPAENVVLTTSCSLLHVPFTTANEDFEPAILDHFAFAVEKLGELRDLDAIRNGQGAEALAANKELFATERVGENAELRARIAGLTEADYTRLPAFAEREEIQKDAFKLPLLPTTTIGSFPQTKDVRAKRLAFRKNELSQEEYDAFLAEITDEWIKWQEEVGFDVLVHGEFERNDMVEYFGQNLSGYLFSKNGWVQSYGMRGVKPPIIWGDVTRLNPITVKWSSYAQSRTDKPVKGMLTGPVTILNWSFPREDISIKDSTLQIALAIKDEVLDLEAAGVKIIQIDEAALREKLPLRRSDWYEDYLDWAIPAFRLVHSTVAPDTQIHTHMCYSEFTDIIPAIDNLDADVISFEASRSNLEILDELKAQNFQTEVGPGVYDIHSPRVPQDGEIDHTIEAILAKVPSGKVWINPDCGLKTRGIKETKESLIKLVEAAKAARENL is encoded by the coding sequence ATGTCAACTACTATCATTGGTTTCCCACGTTTGGGTGAATTCCGCGAATTAAAATTTACAACAGAAAAATACTTTAGAAATGAAATTACTGCAGATGAACTTTTAGCAGCAGCCAAAGACTTGCGTGCAAAACACTGGAATATTGTTAAAGAGAAGGGGATCACTGAAATTCCTTCAAATGATTTTTCACATTACGATAACTTCCTTGATGCAGCTTTCCTTTTCAACGTCGTACCTGAATCTGTTCAAAACTTGGATTTGACAGATCTTGAACGTTACTTTGCTTTGGCGCGTGGTTACCAAGGTGAAAAAGGGGATGTACGTGCCCTTCCTATGAAAAAATGGTTTAATACTAACTACCATTACATCGTTCCTAAATTTGAAAAAACAACAGAAGTTAAACTTGCTGGTCACAAAATTTTTGATGAGTACCAAGAAGCAAAAGAATTGGGTCTTAATACACGTCCAGTTGTGGTTGGACCATTCACTTTCCTTCAATTGTCTGACTTTGAAGATGGTGTAAAAGCTGAAGACTTCGTAGATAGCTTTGTTTCTGCATACCAAGATGTTTTTGCAAAATTGGCAGAGCTTGGTGCTACTCGTATTCAACTCGATGAGCCAGCTCTTGTTAAAGATTTGACATCTGAAGAAAAAGCTCTCTTCTTGAACCTCTACAACAAGCTCTTGGCTGATAAGAAAGGCCTTGAAGTTTTGATTCAAACTTACTTTGGAGATGTTCGTGATGTCTACAATGACCTTGTGAACTTGCCAGTTGATGGTATTGGTCTTGACTTTGTTGAAGGTAAGAAAACACTTGAATTGGTTAAAGGTGGTTTCCCAGCTGATAAGATTCTCTATGCCGGTATCGTCAATGGTAAAAACATCTGGCGTAACAACTACGAGAAGAGCCTTGCAATTCTTGAACAAGTTCCAGCTGAAAATGTTGTTTTGACAACCTCTTGCTCACTTCTCCACGTACCATTTACAACTGCCAATGAAGATTTTGAACCAGCTATTTTGGACCACTTCGCCTTTGCGGTTGAAAAATTGGGTGAATTACGTGACTTGGATGCCATCCGCAATGGTCAAGGTGCAGAAGCCCTTGCTGCTAACAAAGAACTCTTTGCGACTGAGCGTGTTGGTGAAAATGCTGAGCTTCGTGCTCGTATTGCAGGTTTGACTGAAGCTGATTACACTCGTTTGCCAGCGTTTGCAGAACGTGAAGAGATTCAAAAGGATGCTTTCAAACTTCCATTGCTTCCAACAACAACTATCGGTTCATTCCCTCAAACTAAGGATGTTCGTGCTAAACGTTTGGCTTTCCGTAAGAATGAATTATCACAAGAAGAATACGATGCTTTCCTTGCTGAGATCACTGATGAATGGATTAAATGGCAAGAAGAAGTTGGATTTGACGTTCTTGTTCATGGTGAGTTTGAACGTAATGACATGGTGGAGTACTTCGGTCAGAACTTGTCAGGTTACCTCTTCTCTAAAAATGGTTGGGTTCAATCATACGGTATGCGTGGGGTTAAACCACCAATCATTTGGGGTGATGTCACTCGTCTTAACCCAATCACTGTTAAATGGTCTAGCTACGCACAAAGCCGTACAGACAAACCTGTTAAAGGTATGTTGACTGGACCTGTAACTATCCTTAACTGGTCATTCCCACGTGAGGACATCTCTATTAAGGATTCAACTCTTCAAATTGCTCTTGCAATCAAAGACGAAGTGCTTGACCTTGAAGCTGCAGGCGTGAAAATTATCCAAATTGACGAAGCTGCTCTTCGTGAAAAATTGCCACTCCGTCGTAGTGACTGGTATGAGGATTACCTCGACTGGGCAATTCCAGCTTTCCGTTTGGTACACTCAACTGTAGCACCAGACACACAAATCCACACTCACATGTGTTACTCAGAATTTACAGATATCATTCCAGCCATCGACAACTTGGATGCTGACGTTATCTCATTTGAAGCTAGTCGTTCAAATCTTGAAATCTTGGATGAACTTAAAGCTCAAAACTTCCAAACAGAAGTTGGACCTGGGGTTTACGATATCCACTCACCACGTGTCCCACAAGACGGTGAAATTGACCACACTATCGAAGCAATCTTGGCTAAAGTACCAAGCGGTAAAGTATGGATCAACCCTGACTGTGGTTTGAAGACTCGCGGAATCAAAGAAACTAAAGAAAGCTTGATCAAGCTTGTAGAAGCTGCAAAAGCAGCTCGCGAAAACTTGTAA
- a CDS encoding ECF transporter S component, whose product MNKKNKANQTAQLALLIATMVVIEVLSQTIFAAFVLPIKPTLTHIPVIIASIVYGPKIGAYLGGFMGIMSIVRNTIIYTVSSYLFSPFVEGGTWASVVIAIVPRILIGIFPYFVYKLLQNRLGLTLSGVLGAFTNTFFVLIGIYFLIPNFYTTGGKTLMATIFTTNSIAEMIIAGLLTLSITPVLLRLKK is encoded by the coding sequence ATGAATAAGAAAAATAAAGCAAACCAAACAGCGCAGTTAGCGCTCTTGATAGCGACTATGGTTGTTATCGAAGTACTTAGTCAAACCATCTTTGCCGCTTTTGTACTTCCAATTAAACCAACCCTAACGCACATCCCAGTTATTATTGCTAGTATCGTCTATGGTCCTAAAATTGGAGCCTATTTGGGTGGTTTCATGGGAATTATGAGTATTGTTCGTAACACAATCATTTATACGGTTAGTAGCTATCTCTTTAGTCCCTTTGTTGAAGGGGGAACTTGGGCATCTGTAGTCATTGCCATCGTCCCTCGCATCCTAATCGGTATTTTCCCCTACTTTGTCTACAAGTTACTTCAAAACCGTCTAGGTTTGACTCTATCTGGGGTTTTAGGTGCTTTCACAAATACATTTTTCGTACTTATTGGCATCTACTTCCTAATTCCTAACTTTTACACAACAGGTGGGAAAACACTAATGGCAACCATTTTCACAACAAATTCGATTGCTGAAATGATTATCGCTGGCCTGCTAACCCTAAGTATCACACCTGTATTATTAAGATTGAAAAAATAA